One region of Eupeodes corollae chromosome 1, idEupCoro1.1, whole genome shotgun sequence genomic DNA includes:
- the LOC129941493 gene encoding enhancer of split m7 protein, which translates to MNTSKYEMSKTYQYRKVMKPMLERKRRARINKCLDELKDLIAECMQQSGDSNVKLEKADILELTVQHLRKIKNSKTTHKPTSDNFRTGYIQAVNEVSRCLASLPQVDVTLGTNLMTHLGVRLNQLVSQPAPAIKINKPLNVYCGGENLTAQRSSLNLSPVSSGYGSDSDNSMSSLPSSPSFSNSPALLLKIAPVVENNVSAVWRPW; encoded by the coding sequence ATGAATACCTCAAAGTACGAAATGTCGAAAACATACCAATACCGCAAAGTGATGAAACCAATGTTGGAGCGAAAACGGCGCGCTAGAATCAACAAGTGCTTGGACGAATTGAAGGATCTTATTGCCGAGTGCATGCAACAAAGTGGAGATTCAAATGTAAAATTGGAAAAGGCAGATATATTGGAACTTACAGTTCAACATTTGCGTAAAATAAAGAATTCCAAAACAACACATAAACCAACAAGTGATAACTTTAGAACTGGATACATTCAAGCTGTCAATGAAGTTTCTCGGTGCTTGGCTAGCCTTCCACAAGTTGACGTTACTCTTGGAACAAATCTGATGACACATCTAGGAGTGCGATTAAATCAACTTGTCTCACAACCTGCTCctgctataaaaataaacaaaccttTGAATGTTTATTGTGGTGGAGAAAATTTAACAGCTCAGCGATCATCTCTGAATCTAAGTCCAGTGTCTTCCGGTTATGGCAGTGACAGTGATAATTCAATGTCCTCTTTACCGTCATCACCGTCTTTTTCAAATTCACCAGCATTGCTGCTAAAAATTGCTCCGGTAGTTGAAAACAATGTAAGCGCCGTTTGGAGACCATGGTGA